A stretch of Caenibius tardaugens NBRC 16725 DNA encodes these proteins:
- a CDS encoding efflux RND transporter periplasmic adaptor subunit, which yields MSNTAIDCVPYISKASVISVRRWLMIGSVVLASGQLAGCGSSQPEPAPLRTALTATVQQASSSDTQITGIVRSLGSYDIAPENPGRLVRLRANIGDRVAQGQILAEFDAEPFRLQASQSRAQMQAANVDLDAARREAKRLEGLVEAGAAARQDLDAARTNVSRAEAQQRATSDQAALNARALAKTQLRAPVAGVITARQGELGAILPAGAPVFSLEGAGEREIVASVSSATAEQLRIGTIVRFNIGGSGGQARLSGLSPRSAGVDAQTARFTIVSGTAAPGAAVEVRLPAGGATNGDLMLPLSAVIADRSGARRVVVVGQDGRTTAEPVQIISVSSAGALVRGRLSPGQRVIATGAELIKAGERVRPLTFTP from the coding sequence ATGTCAAACACGGCCATAGATTGCGTGCCATATATTAGTAAGGCCTCAGTTATATCAGTTCGCCGCTGGCTGATGATAGGGTCAGTTGTGCTGGCATCAGGGCAACTCGCCGGGTGTGGATCATCCCAGCCAGAACCTGCGCCGCTCAGGACGGCTCTCACGGCGACGGTGCAGCAAGCTAGTTCAAGCGACACCCAGATCACTGGCATCGTCCGATCATTGGGGTCTTATGATATTGCCCCCGAGAATCCTGGGCGGCTTGTTCGGCTAAGAGCAAACATCGGCGATAGGGTCGCGCAGGGTCAAATTCTTGCAGAATTCGACGCGGAGCCATTCCGACTTCAGGCGTCCCAGTCCCGAGCGCAGATGCAGGCCGCGAATGTTGATCTGGATGCTGCCCGCCGTGAGGCAAAACGTCTTGAAGGGCTTGTTGAGGCTGGCGCGGCGGCGCGGCAGGATCTTGATGCCGCAAGGACAAACGTCAGCCGTGCGGAAGCACAGCAGCGGGCTACCTCCGACCAAGCTGCGCTGAATGCCCGTGCCTTGGCAAAAACCCAATTACGCGCGCCCGTGGCCGGGGTGATTACGGCTCGTCAAGGCGAGCTTGGCGCCATACTTCCGGCTGGGGCCCCCGTGTTCTCGCTGGAAGGTGCGGGTGAACGCGAGATCGTTGCTTCGGTCTCCAGCGCGACGGCCGAACAGCTACGCATCGGAACGATCGTGCGTTTCAATATCGGTGGTTCGGGCGGGCAAGCTCGATTGTCCGGCCTTTCTCCGCGATCTGCCGGTGTGGATGCACAGACAGCGCGGTTCACCATCGTTTCAGGCACCGCAGCACCCGGAGCGGCCGTCGAAGTTCGCTTGCCAGCCGGAGGAGCCACCAACGGCGATTTGATGCTGCCTTTGTCGGCCGTCATCGCTGACCGCTCCGGTGCCCGCCGGGTTGTCGTTGTCGGTCAGGACGGTCGAACGACGGCAGAACCGGTTCAGATCATCAGCGTCTCCTCTGCGGGCGCGCTGGTGCGGGGACGGTTATCTCCTGGCCAGCGCGTCATTGCCACTGGCGCTGAACTCATCAAGGCTGGCGAACGTGTTCGCCCGCTCACCTTCACGCCTTGA
- a CDS encoding TetR/AcrR family transcriptional regulator: MSKSNIAARRGRPADPQARAKRRSQILEAAHRCFARKGFHLTTAAEISAEAEISVAGLYQYFPSKDDLILALIELDLAESVGLIEVLMASENFFDGAESILLLAMQDERQQAMSRLRLEIIAEASRKPEIAEIAISCDQRFTTAMVRAVTLAQAKGQIASSVDPYELTIAFNCIMDGLFGRICLPGYARAQLVTACVDMMRRAAVPI; encoded by the coding sequence ATGTCCAAATCGAATATCGCTGCACGCCGTGGCCGACCGGCCGATCCTCAGGCACGTGCTAAGCGTCGCTCACAGATTCTGGAGGCTGCGCATCGATGCTTTGCGCGGAAAGGGTTTCACCTTACGACCGCCGCGGAGATCAGTGCTGAAGCCGAGATAAGTGTTGCCGGCCTCTATCAGTATTTTCCGAGCAAAGACGATCTCATTCTAGCTCTGATCGAGTTAGATCTCGCCGAAAGCGTTGGCCTCATCGAAGTTCTGATGGCCAGTGAGAACTTTTTTGATGGTGCTGAAAGCATACTCCTCTTGGCTATGCAGGACGAACGGCAGCAAGCCATGTCGCGCCTTCGGCTAGAAATTATAGCTGAAGCGAGCCGCAAACCGGAAATTGCTGAGATTGCGATCTCCTGCGACCAGCGTTTTACCACGGCGATGGTTCGAGCCGTCACTTTGGCACAAGCAAAAGGCCAGATCGCAAGTTCAGTCGATCCGTATGAGCTAACGATCGCATTTAACTGTATAATGGATGGGCTGTTCGGGCGCATTTGTTTACCCGGTTACGCTCGCGCTCAGTTAGTGACTGCTTGCGTCGATATGATGCGCCGCGCCGCCGTACCAATCTGA